Proteins from a genomic interval of Anatilimnocola floriformis:
- a CDS encoding winged-helix domain-containing protein — protein sequence MIAPANFDAETAIDRVLYITELLRHASCPLSAGTLADRLAERTSKPWSKRTVLRDLRLLHRRGYVEPSGGGKRGSTVVWQWRGVADLSARRPSA from the coding sequence ATGATCGCTCCCGCCAATTTCGACGCTGAGACTGCAATCGATCGCGTTCTGTACATCACGGAATTGCTCCGCCACGCGTCCTGCCCATTGAGCGCCGGCACTCTTGCCGATCGCCTCGCTGAGCGGACAAGCAAACCTTGGAGCAAGCGAACCGTGCTGAGGGATCTGCGGCTGTTGCACCGTCGAGGCTACGTCGAACCATCGGGCGGGGGTAAACGCGGATCGACTGTCGTTTGGCAATGGCGCGGCGTCGCGGACCTTTCCGCGCGCCGACCGTCGGCATGA
- a CDS encoding AAA family ATPase, with amino-acid sequence MTRSSKTRSDGKTVKVNGHANVFSVETFLSQNAERQLLACILVDPAVLLLSDVARVRHTHYLDPDLQQVAYAIDRLRDEGRPVVDTRVVEIFRANCVTDHRRLFFEISSSIGTTADVRTYAEMVLDAAARRRQSQLAEEIQRQVLANLPPRDIDGLLEQYLANRQLRDTSDAFQLLTCDQVAEWPDEEYLADGLIVKGQPGVIGAPYKGMKTSVCTDICISLPTGGMCLGFFRVRRPVKTLFMSAESGLSTLKKTAASVCHSAGLDWPQRVNGEIVGDELLRANLRWCTTLPKIGIDDDLRRLDHAYLEFPFEVLVIDPLFKAISGDGAENLMIQGAKLMHLQKWCEERTVTLIVVHHVSKPASRLYDPAKLGDLTYAGIAEHVRWWLLMSRREEYLPPNPVHKLWFSAGGSAGHAGLWALDIDQGEFEEGRPRLWNVTLQQGDEARRSDQDQKTSARETAKQAKIRENLQTILTVLLKFPEGETQTAIRNNTALNSSQVAAAIREGIDERQIVPCEVRKSGQRTPREGFRLNTQDTHRENRENNHQENTFPLTGSTGKGKGGL; translated from the coding sequence GTGACTCGCTCGAGCAAAACACGAAGCGACGGCAAGACAGTGAAGGTGAACGGCCACGCGAATGTTTTCAGCGTTGAGACGTTCCTCAGTCAAAACGCCGAGCGGCAATTGCTTGCCTGCATTCTTGTTGATCCAGCGGTGCTGTTGCTTTCGGACGTCGCACGTGTGCGGCATACCCACTACCTCGACCCGGACCTACAGCAGGTCGCTTACGCGATCGATCGGTTGCGTGATGAAGGAAGGCCGGTCGTTGATACTCGTGTGGTTGAAATCTTTAGAGCGAACTGTGTAACTGATCATCGGCGATTGTTTTTCGAAATCAGCAGTAGTATCGGCACGACGGCGGACGTCCGAACCTACGCAGAGATGGTGCTCGATGCAGCGGCTCGCCGTCGACAGTCGCAATTGGCCGAAGAGATTCAACGGCAAGTGCTCGCCAATTTGCCGCCGCGCGACATTGATGGATTGCTTGAGCAGTATCTCGCAAATCGGCAATTGCGCGACACGTCCGATGCATTTCAGTTGCTCACATGTGATCAAGTCGCAGAGTGGCCTGACGAGGAGTATCTGGCCGACGGTCTCATCGTGAAGGGGCAGCCTGGAGTGATCGGTGCACCTTACAAAGGCATGAAGACGTCGGTTTGTACTGACATCTGCATATCGCTACCGACTGGCGGCATGTGCCTTGGATTCTTCCGCGTTCGCCGGCCGGTGAAAACGCTGTTCATGAGCGCGGAGAGTGGGCTATCAACGCTGAAGAAGACTGCAGCATCTGTTTGCCATTCTGCTGGTCTCGATTGGCCACAACGCGTAAATGGAGAAATCGTAGGAGATGAACTCTTGCGGGCGAACCTCCGATGGTGCACGACACTTCCGAAGATTGGCATAGACGACGATCTGCGGCGACTGGACCACGCCTACCTTGAGTTTCCATTCGAAGTTTTGGTAATCGATCCACTGTTCAAAGCGATCAGCGGCGACGGTGCCGAAAATCTAATGATTCAAGGCGCCAAGCTCATGCACCTGCAGAAGTGGTGCGAGGAACGCACGGTTACGTTGATTGTTGTTCATCACGTCAGTAAGCCTGCCTCTCGTCTATACGATCCAGCAAAACTTGGCGATCTCACATATGCCGGCATTGCTGAGCATGTTCGCTGGTGGCTTCTGATGAGTCGACGAGAGGAGTACTTGCCGCCAAACCCTGTGCACAAACTCTGGTTCTCTGCGGGTGGATCTGCTGGGCACGCTGGGTTGTGGGCACTCGATATTGATCAGGGGGAATTCGAGGAAGGTAGGCCGCGGCTTTGGAACGTAACTCTGCAGCAAGGCGATGAGGCGAGGCGATCAGATCAGGATCAAAAGACATCTGCTCGCGAGACAGCAAAGCAAGCCAAGATTCGCGAGAACTTGCAAACGATCCTGACCGTTCTCTTGAAGTTCCCTGAGGGCGAGACCCAAACCGCAATTCGAAATAACACCGCGCTCAACAGCAGCCAGGTAGCCGCCGCCATCCGCGAAGGCATCGACGAACGGCAAATCGTCCCCTGCGAAGTCCGAAAGAGTGGCCAGAGGACGCCGCGCGAAGGCTTCAGATTGAACACACAAGATACCCACCGGGAAAACCGGGAAAACAACCATCAGGAAAACACGTTCCCACTGACCGGGAGCACCGGGAAAGGGAAAGGGGGTCTATAA
- a CDS encoding helix-turn-helix domain-containing protein, whose protein sequence is MAKVTEQLRAHLIARGDSQNRIHKQTGLSRKTVADFLSGENIRGETLDTLCEYVGAVLTLPPLPKEPGKKAKPAKGSG, encoded by the coding sequence ATGGCAAAAGTCACCGAACAACTTCGCGCCCACTTGATCGCTCGTGGCGATTCGCAAAACCGAATCCATAAGCAAACTGGGCTCAGTCGAAAAACGGTGGCCGATTTTCTCAGCGGCGAGAACATCCGCGGCGAGACACTCGACACGCTTTGTGAATATGTCGGAGCTGTGCTGACTCTCCCGCCGCTTCCTAAAGAGCCAGGCAAGAAGGCAAAACCTGCTAAAGGTTCGGGGTAG
- a CDS encoding sugar phosphate isomerase/epimerase family protein translates to MKLGFVSAILADLSFEEVLQFAALHDYDCVEVMCWPVSKAERRYAGVTHIDVTNFDEQQAAEVKKVISASRVEVSALGYYPNALSPNADEAAKSVEHLKKLIAAAPLLGLNTVNTFIGRDWTKSVDDNWPRLLETWRPLVKLAEQHHVRIGIENCPMSFTKDEWPGGKNIATSPKIWRRLFADLASPNIGLNYDPSHMIWQQMDYTRPMRDFKDRLFHIHAKDVRVDTDKLNDVGILAHPNEYHIPKLPGLGDVDWGRFFAALSETGYRGPVCVEVEDRAYEDSLASRQRALKQSAIYLRQFIGR, encoded by the coding sequence ATGAAACTTGGCTTCGTCAGCGCTATCTTGGCCGACTTGAGTTTCGAAGAAGTGCTGCAATTCGCCGCGCTGCACGATTACGACTGCGTCGAAGTGATGTGCTGGCCGGTCAGCAAAGCCGAGCGACGGTACGCTGGCGTGACGCACATCGACGTGACCAACTTCGATGAGCAGCAAGCCGCGGAAGTGAAGAAGGTCATCTCCGCATCGCGCGTCGAGGTGAGTGCGCTCGGCTATTATCCGAATGCCCTCTCGCCGAATGCCGACGAAGCGGCAAAGAGCGTTGAGCATCTAAAAAAGCTAATCGCCGCTGCGCCGCTGCTCGGCTTGAACACGGTGAACACCTTCATCGGCCGCGACTGGACAAAATCGGTCGACGACAATTGGCCGCGACTGCTCGAAACGTGGCGGCCGCTCGTCAAACTGGCCGAACAGCACCACGTGCGGATCGGCATCGAGAACTGCCCGATGTCCTTTACCAAGGATGAATGGCCCGGCGGCAAGAACATCGCCACCAGCCCGAAGATTTGGCGTCGACTGTTCGCCGATCTCGCCAGCCCAAACATCGGCCTCAATTATGATCCGTCGCATATGATCTGGCAGCAGATGGATTACACACGGCCGATGCGCGACTTCAAGGATCGCCTCTTCCACATCCACGCCAAGGACGTCCGCGTCGACACCGACAAGCTTAACGACGTCGGCATCCTCGCGCACCCCAACGAATACCACATTCCCAAGCTCCCCGGCCTGGGCGACGTCGACTGGGGCCGTTTCTTCGCCGCCCTCTCCGAAACCGGCTACCGCGGCCCGGTCTGCGTGGAAGTCGAAGACCGAGCCTACGAAGATTCCCTCGCCAGCCGCCAGCGCGCGTTGAAACAAAGCGCCATTTACTTACGGCAGTTCATCGGGCGGTGA
- a CDS encoding tyrosine-type recombinase/integrase, which produces MPRKQKLPAGMWKRGGVYYARFRKNGRYVRERLSRSFDVAKEALNALRARADRADFGIVDNDYKWDTLKKEFMRWAQQSIERPGELQRHLEQFEKYLKVNSIRQIDHEYVVGFREWRLVQPIYPAGLKVEKRENYKPKLPSPQTVNLEVATLRAMLNRGVEWKRIGHNPIAKIAPLAIDEPRKQRRALTVEEAGKLFSHAPAWFVPILRLFATTGMRHDEAVQLLFSDIDFESRALTVRANVAKNGKARDIPLDEQTYALLLELREAARDRRSIAGKTPPGRFSANHVFVTAYNTPRKNNLLRAFYAVCKRAGIDGAEPGGSVDIHSLRVTFTTLAMEHGASPKAVQSILGHSTLALTMKVYARATEKAKRDAISAIPFAAAKAPEHVLAMVQKEPETRTASKVAAQG; this is translated from the coding sequence ATGCCCCGAAAACAAAAACTACCCGCCGGCATGTGGAAGCGCGGCGGCGTCTACTATGCCCGATTCCGCAAGAACGGCCGATACGTGCGGGAGCGTCTCTCCCGTTCGTTCGATGTCGCCAAGGAAGCGCTCAACGCGTTGCGGGCCCGGGCCGATCGGGCGGACTTCGGCATCGTCGACAACGATTACAAGTGGGACACGCTGAAGAAAGAATTCATGCGGTGGGCTCAACAGTCGATCGAGCGGCCAGGGGAACTTCAGCGGCACCTCGAGCAATTCGAGAAGTACTTGAAGGTCAACAGCATTCGTCAGATCGATCACGAGTACGTTGTTGGCTTCCGCGAATGGCGGCTGGTGCAACCGATCTATCCCGCCGGCCTGAAGGTTGAAAAAAGAGAGAACTACAAGCCGAAGCTTCCTTCGCCGCAGACTGTCAACCTTGAAGTTGCCACACTGCGAGCGATGCTGAACCGCGGCGTTGAATGGAAACGCATCGGCCACAATCCGATCGCCAAAATAGCGCCCCTGGCTATCGATGAACCGCGAAAGCAACGCCGCGCGCTGACCGTCGAGGAAGCCGGCAAACTCTTCTCGCATGCTCCAGCGTGGTTCGTGCCGATCCTGCGACTTTTCGCCACCACCGGAATGCGGCACGATGAGGCGGTGCAGTTGCTGTTTTCCGATATCGACTTTGAGTCGCGCGCTCTCACCGTACGGGCCAACGTCGCGAAAAACGGGAAGGCGCGCGACATCCCGCTTGATGAGCAAACGTACGCGTTGCTGCTGGAGCTGCGGGAGGCTGCGCGCGACCGACGATCAATCGCCGGCAAAACGCCACCGGGCCGATTCTCGGCGAATCACGTCTTCGTGACGGCTTACAACACTCCACGCAAGAACAACCTGCTGCGTGCGTTCTACGCGGTTTGCAAACGGGCCGGCATCGACGGAGCGGAGCCAGGCGGCAGCGTCGACATTCACTCGCTCCGGGTCACCTTCACCACGCTGGCCATGGAGCACGGCGCAAGCCCGAAGGCTGTACAGTCGATTTTGGGACATTCCACGCTCGCGCTGACGATGAAGGTATACGCCCGGGCGACGGAGAAGGCGAAACGCGACGCAATTTCCGCGATTCCATTCGCTGCCGCGAAGGCCCCGGAACACGTGCTTGCGATGGTACAAAAAGAGCCAGAAACGCGCACAGCCTCTAAAGTGGCGGCGCAAGGCTAG
- a CDS encoding excisionase family DNA-binding protein — protein MVAKVEKKPSELEAAYLGINAAGQYIGVAGKTIRNLLDAKKLTRYRVGRRVVVSRAELDSYMRSSADR, from the coding sequence ATGGTTGCCAAGGTAGAAAAGAAGCCGTCAGAACTGGAGGCGGCATATCTCGGAATTAACGCCGCCGGCCAGTACATCGGCGTTGCAGGAAAAACGATCCGCAACCTTCTGGACGCGAAAAAACTCACGCGCTATCGGGTAGGTCGGCGCGTCGTGGTGTCCCGCGCGGAACTCGACAGCTACATGCGTTCTTCGGCTGATCGGTAA
- the epsC gene encoding serine O-acetyltransferase EpsC has protein sequence MTSATEEIQRRPREANWNISGVVAELGKLRNDSLASRQRTEEQTKMPSRKALIEIIDGLSITLFPNRLGRSDLTGEGVDYFVAHTLDLTLRDLFDQVLLELQYAAALEGLHADQRSRASQITREFAARLPAVRKLLESDLRAAYEGDPAARSEDEVLVCYPGITAICNHRLAHNLFVLGAPLVARMIAEISHSVTGIDIHPGAQIQGSFFIDHGTGVVIGETAIIGQRVRLYQAVTLGAKRFPKDEQGILIKGAPRHPIVEDDVVVYAGATILGRITIGRGSSIGGNVWLTQSVPPGSNITQAKVRSDVFDGGGGI, from the coding sequence ATGACGAGCGCGACGGAAGAAATTCAACGACGGCCCCGCGAGGCTAATTGGAACATCAGCGGCGTGGTCGCCGAGCTCGGCAAGCTGCGCAACGACTCGCTGGCTTCGCGGCAGCGGACCGAAGAACAAACCAAGATGCCGTCGCGCAAAGCACTCATCGAAATCATCGACGGCCTAAGCATCACGCTGTTTCCCAATCGTTTGGGCCGTTCCGATCTGACCGGCGAAGGGGTCGATTATTTTGTCGCGCATACGCTCGATCTGACGCTGCGTGATTTGTTCGATCAGGTGCTGCTCGAGCTGCAATATGCGGCTGCCCTCGAGGGTTTACACGCCGATCAGCGGAGCCGGGCGAGTCAGATCACTCGCGAATTTGCCGCGCGGCTGCCTGCCGTGCGCAAGTTGCTCGAAAGCGATCTGCGGGCGGCCTACGAAGGAGATCCCGCGGCTCGCAGCGAAGATGAAGTCCTCGTTTGCTATCCAGGCATCACGGCGATTTGCAATCATCGCCTGGCCCACAATTTATTTGTGCTCGGTGCACCACTCGTTGCGCGGATGATCGCCGAGATTTCTCATTCGGTGACCGGCATCGATATTCATCCCGGCGCGCAGATTCAAGGGAGCTTTTTCATCGATCACGGCACGGGCGTGGTGATCGGCGAGACGGCGATCATCGGCCAGCGAGTTCGGCTGTATCAAGCCGTGACGCTCGGCGCCAAACGCTTTCCGAAAGATGAACAGGGCATTCTCATCAAGGGCGCGCCGCGGCATCCGATCGTGGAAGACGATGTGGTGGTGTATGCGGGTGCGACGATTCTGGGCCGGATCACCATCGGCCGCGGCTCGAGCATCGGCGGCAATGTCTGGCTGACGCAAAGCGTGCCGCCGGGAAGCAACATTACTCAGGCGAAGGTGCGTAGCGATGTGTTCGATGGTGGCGGCGGCATCTAA
- a CDS encoding S49 family peptidase gives MDTNQQIRLDNLELAVNSYPRVDDYFGIWSIYEPVFRAFAERHSGLNVGEHVRQSMSQPRSPMSAEYQTTADGIAIIEIVGAMMKSPSSLAGGCSTVLARQRLRAAKRDSSVVGAILRMDTPGGTVKGNADLCADVAAFAAEKPIFSFIEDMCASAGVSVASQATKRYANTEKAVYGSMGTYGVLVDYSQAAEKAGIKVHVVRAGDFKGMGEQGSAVTDAHLAEMQRLIDGMNDSYIDMIAKGLRKSPASIRALADGRVLFATDAAAKGLIDGVRTFDQAYAELLSATKSRPGTSPAAKPSASLPTSPPANIRSETMPDVAQTRKLTTAERAESFSDHVADLVARGVARPQAVMQVAKSRPDLHQAYVDHTNHKPAASMSAANRAEVKSAWVRQVAAIAESRKVDRHKASAIAARENPTLHAQFLRATNPNSAAFD, from the coding sequence ATGGATACGAACCAACAAATTCGACTCGATAATCTGGAGCTTGCGGTTAACTCTTATCCGCGAGTTGATGACTATTTCGGCATCTGGTCGATTTACGAACCCGTGTTCCGAGCATTTGCGGAGCGCCACAGCGGCCTGAACGTGGGCGAGCATGTGCGGCAATCGATGTCGCAACCACGATCGCCAATGTCGGCCGAGTATCAAACCACCGCCGATGGCATAGCAATCATCGAGATCGTCGGTGCGATGATGAAATCGCCAAGCTCGCTCGCTGGCGGTTGCAGCACCGTACTCGCACGGCAGCGACTTCGCGCTGCGAAACGAGATTCTTCAGTCGTTGGCGCCATTTTGCGAATGGATACGCCTGGCGGCACGGTGAAAGGCAATGCCGATCTCTGTGCCGACGTCGCCGCGTTCGCTGCCGAGAAACCGATCTTCTCTTTCATCGAAGACATGTGCGCGTCTGCCGGCGTCTCGGTCGCGAGCCAGGCAACCAAACGATATGCCAACACCGAGAAGGCCGTCTACGGCTCGATGGGCACCTACGGTGTGCTGGTCGACTACAGCCAAGCGGCTGAAAAAGCCGGCATCAAGGTTCACGTCGTTCGGGCTGGTGACTTCAAGGGAATGGGCGAGCAAGGCTCCGCGGTGACTGACGCTCACCTCGCCGAGATGCAGCGTTTGATCGATGGCATGAATGATTCTTACATCGACATGATCGCGAAAGGCCTGCGGAAGTCGCCCGCATCGATTCGCGCACTCGCCGACGGCCGCGTGTTGTTCGCGACCGACGCCGCGGCGAAGGGACTCATTGACGGCGTGCGAACGTTCGATCAAGCGTACGCCGAACTTCTCTCAGCAACCAAATCACGCCCGGGTACTTCGCCCGCGGCAAAGCCTTCAGCCTCATTGCCGACGTCGCCGCCGGCGAACATCCGGAGCGAAACAATGCCAGACGTCGCACAAACTCGCAAGCTGACTACCGCAGAACGAGCGGAGTCGTTCAGCGATCACGTAGCAGATCTCGTCGCGCGGGGCGTGGCTCGCCCTCAAGCAGTCATGCAGGTTGCCAAGTCACGGCCTGATCTCCATCAGGCGTACGTCGATCACACGAACCACAAGCCGGCGGCATCGATGAGCGCGGCGAACCGCGCCGAGGTCAAGTCTGCTTGGGTCCGGCAAGTCGCAGCGATCGCCGAAAGTCGCAAGGTCGACCGTCACAAGGCGAGCGCGATTGCTGCGCGTGAAAACCCGACTCTGCACGCGCAATTTCTCCGCGCAACGAATCCCAATTCAGCCGCATTTGACTAG
- a CDS encoding Gfo/Idh/MocA family protein, whose amino-acid sequence MSTSFGVALIGTGFIGPIHIEAVRRAGQQVVGILGSSPARSQAAAEKYGIPRAYGSLEELLADRAVQAVHITSPNRHHAEQTAAAMRAGKHVLCEKPLAMTSAESAALVELAKETGVHAGVCYNVRFYPLCHEARARIATGEVGPLLHVTGSYVQDWLLKETDFNWRVLASEGGELRAIADIGTHWLDLVQFIVGDEVTAVCADLQTVHPVRKRPSGMTSVETFQADRATPVHDEEVPIDTEDAGNILLQFASGAKGNLHVSQTTAGRKNCIRYEIAGRSEALGWNSECPNELWIGQRDRASELLVRDPALLSPLARGIATYPGGHNEGFSDSFKQLFRMFYGSLSKSPTGPQPYPTLAEGHREIVLCEAILKSHRERRWVEVPGS is encoded by the coding sequence ATGTCAACGTCGTTTGGAGTTGCCCTGATTGGCACTGGTTTTATCGGGCCGATTCACATCGAAGCCGTGCGCCGAGCCGGCCAGCAGGTGGTGGGCATTTTGGGCTCTTCGCCGGCGCGCTCGCAGGCCGCCGCAGAGAAGTACGGCATTCCCCGGGCTTATGGTTCGCTCGAAGAATTGCTCGCCGATCGAGCGGTGCAAGCAGTGCACATCACCTCGCCCAACCGCCATCACGCCGAGCAAACGGCGGCGGCCATGCGGGCCGGCAAACATGTGCTCTGCGAAAAGCCTCTAGCGATGACATCGGCTGAGTCGGCAGCGCTCGTTGAACTGGCGAAAGAGACTGGCGTGCATGCGGGTGTTTGCTACAACGTTCGCTTCTATCCACTTTGCCACGAAGCTCGCGCACGAATCGCCACCGGCGAAGTCGGGCCGCTGCTGCATGTGACCGGCTCCTATGTGCAAGATTGGCTGCTGAAGGAGACCGATTTCAATTGGCGAGTCCTCGCGAGTGAAGGTGGCGAACTCCGCGCCATCGCCGACATCGGCACGCATTGGCTCGATCTGGTGCAGTTCATCGTCGGCGACGAAGTGACGGCAGTCTGCGCCGATCTGCAGACGGTGCATCCGGTCCGGAAACGGCCGAGCGGCATGACCAGCGTCGAAACCTTTCAAGCCGATCGCGCCACGCCGGTGCACGACGAGGAAGTGCCGATCGATACCGAGGACGCCGGCAATATCTTGCTGCAGTTCGCCAGCGGCGCGAAAGGGAATTTGCACGTTTCGCAAACCACCGCCGGCCGAAAAAACTGTATCCGCTACGAAATCGCCGGCCGCAGCGAAGCCCTCGGCTGGAACAGCGAATGCCCCAACGAACTTTGGATCGGCCAGCGCGATCGCGCCAGCGAACTCCTGGTTCGCGACCCGGCTCTCCTCTCGCCACTCGCCCGCGGCATCGCCACTTATCCCGGCGGCCACAACGAAGGCTTTTCGGATTCCTTTAAGCAGCTCTTTCGCATGTTCTACGGCAGCTTGTCAAAATCGCCGACCGGCCCGCAGCCTTATCCGACACTCGCCGAAGGGCACCGAGAGATTGTGCTGTGCGAAGCGATTTTGAAGAGTCATCGAGAGCGGCGGTGGGTGGAGGTTCCTGGTTCTTAG
- a CDS encoding amidase, with amino-acid sequence MPGSSDLARPFSRRHVLAALATLGVGTAAFQRALAAQAEQAGRVTPELIDQAAWIAGIQISEDDRQAVADAVQRDQRKFAAIRKVELKNSVPPALSFFAAPPPATTTTIDRQAIQPLPSKAAIERPDNDDDLAFLPVTKLAALLKAKKITSTELTKLYLARLKKYDAQLKCVVTLTEELALKQAAQADEEIAAGKYRGPLHGMPWGAKDIIAVPGYKTTWGAGHYQEQAFDAPATVVRRLDEAGAVLVAKLTVGSLALGDEWFGGMTRNPWNTDEGSSGSSAGSTAAVVAGLVGFALGSETLGSIISPCRRCSASGLRPTFGRVSRAGCMTLSWSMDKIGPIARSIEDCALIFGAIHGSDPQDITAVDRPFAWPAATDIKSLKVGYFAADDRPAGEKRAVDPLKELGVTLVPMQLPRKYPVGPLTLILNTEAAAAFDDLTRDGVREGIGHWGTTFRQGQFVPAVEYLRACRVRTLVMQEMAQAMEGVDAYVGGDDLTLTNFTGHPTVIIPDGEREDSKSGQPDTITFTGTLFGESKLLALAHAYQQTTAAHWKRPKL; translated from the coding sequence ATGCCCGGCTCCAGTGATCTCGCCCGGCCTTTTTCGCGTCGTCACGTGCTCGCCGCGCTCGCCACCCTCGGTGTGGGAACGGCTGCCTTTCAGCGCGCTCTCGCTGCCCAGGCCGAGCAAGCGGGCCGCGTCACGCCAGAGCTGATCGATCAAGCCGCCTGGATTGCGGGAATTCAAATCAGCGAAGACGACCGCCAGGCCGTGGCCGACGCAGTGCAACGCGATCAACGCAAATTCGCCGCGATCCGCAAAGTCGAACTAAAGAACAGCGTGCCGCCAGCTCTCTCGTTTTTTGCCGCGCCGCCCCCAGCAACCACGACGACCATCGATCGCCAGGCAATCCAACCGCTGCCGAGCAAAGCTGCCATCGAACGTCCCGATAACGACGATGACCTTGCCTTCCTGCCGGTCACAAAACTGGCCGCGCTGCTCAAGGCGAAGAAGATCACTTCCACCGAACTGACGAAACTCTATCTCGCGCGGTTGAAGAAATACGACGCACAGCTGAAATGCGTGGTCACGCTCACCGAAGAGCTCGCGCTAAAGCAAGCCGCCCAAGCCGATGAAGAAATTGCGGCTGGCAAGTATCGCGGACCGTTGCACGGCATGCCGTGGGGTGCGAAGGACATCATCGCTGTGCCTGGTTACAAAACGACCTGGGGAGCGGGGCACTATCAAGAGCAAGCGTTCGACGCGCCGGCCACCGTCGTTCGTCGTTTGGACGAAGCCGGCGCAGTACTCGTCGCCAAGTTGACCGTCGGCTCGCTCGCGCTCGGCGATGAGTGGTTCGGCGGCATGACGCGCAATCCGTGGAACACCGACGAGGGCTCCAGCGGTTCTTCGGCGGGTTCCACTGCTGCCGTCGTCGCCGGCCTCGTCGGCTTCGCCCTCGGCAGCGAAACGCTGGGTAGCATCATCTCTCCTTGTCGTCGCTGCAGCGCTTCCGGATTGCGGCCGACGTTCGGCCGCGTCAGTCGCGCGGGCTGCATGACGCTGTCATGGAGCATGGACAAGATCGGCCCGATCGCGCGCTCGATCGAAGATTGCGCGCTCATCTTCGGCGCCATTCACGGCAGCGATCCGCAAGACATCACCGCCGTCGATCGCCCGTTCGCCTGGCCTGCCGCGACCGACATCAAGTCGCTCAAGGTCGGTTACTTCGCAGCCGACGATCGACCGGCCGGTGAGAAGCGAGCGGTTGATCCGCTGAAGGAGCTCGGCGTGACGCTAGTGCCGATGCAGTTGCCGAGAAAATATCCGGTCGGGCCGCTCACGTTGATTCTCAACACCGAAGCAGCAGCCGCCTTTGACGATCTGACGCGCGATGGCGTGCGCGAGGGTATCGGCCATTGGGGCACAACCTTTCGTCAGGGACAATTTGTTCCTGCGGTCGAATACCTGCGGGCCTGCCGAGTACGGACGCTCGTGATGCAAGAGATGGCCCAAGCGATGGAAGGTGTTGACGCTTACGTCGGCGGCGATGATCTCACGCTGACGAATTTCACCGGCCATCCAACCGTGATCATTCCCGACGGCGAGCGTGAGGATAGCAAAAGTGGTCAGCCAGACACGATCACGTTCACTGGCACACTCTTTGGCGAATCAAAATTGCTCGCTCTCGCGCACGCGTATCAGCAAACTACAGCCGCTCATTGGAAGCGACCGAAACTGTAG
- a CDS encoding BON domain-containing protein yields MITLPIYSIDSASRLLQERVALHLQNRQLTFGGRVKIEVKQGAVTLSGNVPTYYQRQMIYSATKHVAGVIKVVDQMSVEGSEDASLGGRIIA; encoded by the coding sequence ATGATCACTCTGCCGATTTATTCCATCGATAGCGCCTCACGACTCCTGCAAGAGCGCGTCGCGCTGCACTTGCAAAACCGCCAACTGACGTTTGGCGGGCGCGTGAAGATCGAAGTGAAGCAAGGCGCGGTCACCCTTTCCGGCAACGTGCCAACGTACTACCAGCGACAAATGATTTACTCCGCCACGAAGCACGTAGCCGGCGTGATCAAGGTCGTCGATCAAATGTCTGTCGAAGGTAGCGAGGATGCTAGCCTCGGCGGTCGAATCATTGCTTGA